The Candidatus Tumulicola sp. genome has a window encoding:
- a CDS encoding ATP-binding cassette domain-containing protein produces the protein MPELQVESVTKRFGGVVALDGVSLSIERAERRALIGPNGAGKSTLFNVISGELRPTMGDVDLAGVRTTGMSPERIARLGLSRTFQTSSLFPEATVLENVVLALLPGEGHRWNCVTPLERFAHHEQLAREALNAVGLLARAGSLAGSLSHGESRQLELASALAQRPHLLLLDEPLAGLAKSERDRIGALLRGLPRDLTILLIEHDLEFAQAFADRMTVLHNGRVLAEGPPDDVRNNPAVIEVYMGSGAAVAARRPERAPGPVLLEVRGLRAGYGEALVLEDVSIDVRKGEVVAILGRNGMGKTTLLHALMNFVPLSAGKVRLDGRDLARASTLARARAGLALVPQGRHMLAGLSVAEELDLSPRPGPWTRERIFNLFPRLRERAGQSSVNLSGGEQQMLAIARAMLRNPTLLLMDEPSEGLSPALVRSLESTIASLRDDGETVLLAEQNIDLALAVADRVYVLEHGRVVEHDTARAFAAQRSRLEKSLGV, from the coding sequence ATGCCTGAACTCCAGGTCGAATCCGTCACCAAGCGTTTCGGCGGGGTGGTCGCGCTGGATGGCGTTTCCCTTTCGATCGAGCGCGCCGAACGTCGCGCGCTCATCGGTCCCAACGGAGCGGGCAAGAGCACGCTGTTCAACGTGATCAGCGGCGAGCTGCGGCCCACGATGGGCGACGTGGACCTGGCAGGCGTGCGCACGACCGGCATGTCGCCGGAACGCATCGCGCGCCTGGGGCTGTCGCGCACCTTTCAGACCAGCAGTTTGTTCCCCGAGGCTACCGTCCTGGAAAACGTCGTGCTCGCATTGCTGCCGGGCGAGGGTCATCGTTGGAACTGCGTGACGCCGCTCGAACGTTTTGCCCATCACGAACAGCTCGCACGCGAGGCGCTGAACGCAGTCGGGCTGCTTGCGCGAGCGGGGAGCCTCGCCGGCAGCCTCTCTCACGGCGAATCGCGCCAATTGGAACTTGCGAGCGCGTTGGCGCAGCGGCCGCATCTTCTGCTGCTCGACGAACCGCTAGCCGGCCTGGCGAAGTCGGAGCGCGATCGGATCGGCGCGTTGCTGCGGGGCTTGCCGCGCGATCTCACGATCCTGCTCATCGAACACGATCTCGAGTTCGCGCAGGCCTTCGCCGACCGCATGACCGTGCTGCACAATGGCCGCGTGCTAGCCGAGGGCCCGCCGGATGACGTTCGCAACAACCCGGCGGTGATCGAAGTGTACATGGGCAGCGGCGCCGCGGTGGCGGCTCGCCGGCCCGAACGTGCTCCCGGCCCGGTACTGCTTGAGGTGCGTGGTCTACGCGCGGGATACGGCGAGGCGCTCGTGCTCGAAGACGTCTCCATCGACGTCCGCAAAGGCGAAGTGGTCGCGATCCTGGGCCGCAACGGCATGGGAAAGACCACGTTGCTCCATGCGCTGATGAACTTCGTGCCGTTGTCGGCCGGCAAGGTGAGGTTGGATGGCCGCGACTTGGCGCGCGCCTCCACGCTCGCTCGGGCACGCGCTGGGCTGGCGCTCGTGCCGCAGGGGCGTCACATGCTCGCCGGCCTGAGCGTGGCCGAGGAGCTTGACTTGAGTCCGCGCCCCGGACCTTGGACCCGCGAGCGGATCTTCAACCTTTTCCCACGTTTGCGCGAGCGGGCCGGTCAATCGAGCGTGAATCTGTCGGGCGGAGAGCAGCAGATGCTTGCGATCGCTCGCGCGATGCTGCGCAATCCCACACTTCTGCTCATGGACGAGCCGAGCGAGGGCTTGAGTCCGGCGCTGGTACGCTCGTTGGAGAGCACCATCGCTTCGCTGCGCGACGACGGCGAGACGGTGCTGCTGGCCGAGCAGAACATCGATCTGGCGCTCGCCGTCGCAGACCGCGTGTACGTGCTCGAGCACGGCCGCGTGGTCGAGCACGACACGGCGCGCGCCTTTGCTGCGCAGCGCTCGAGGTTGGAAAAGAGCCTGGGCGTTTGA
- a CDS encoding branched-chain amino acid ABC transporter permease → MRPRTILLGCIALVAALAPLYLHGYALYLATEVALYAIAAAALDLLVGYAGLVSLGQAAYFGIGAYAAAIVAAHFGADLWLTLAAGFVCAAIFAAVTAPLTLRSHGIFFLMVTLAFSQLAYATADKWHSLTGGSDGLVVPKLAISDPAFYLVALGILAAVMLALGLLVRSPFGRVLAATRQNETRVRALGLSAFWYKYWAIVLVGGITGLAGVLHAHHRAFVSLADLHWTNSVTLLVMVLLGGRQTLWGGVVGAAVFTLLEAWISSKTDQWEMFVIGAVLIAIVLFTPRGLTSLFASFRTMVGGGGEHA, encoded by the coding sequence ATGCGCCCGCGCACGATCCTGCTCGGCTGCATCGCGCTCGTCGCGGCGCTCGCGCCGTTGTATCTGCACGGCTACGCTTTGTATCTGGCGACCGAAGTGGCCCTGTATGCCATCGCGGCGGCGGCGCTCGATCTGCTCGTGGGTTACGCGGGCCTGGTCTCGCTCGGCCAGGCGGCATACTTCGGCATCGGCGCCTATGCGGCTGCGATCGTAGCCGCCCATTTCGGCGCCGATCTGTGGCTGACGCTCGCCGCCGGTTTTGTCTGCGCCGCCATCTTCGCCGCCGTCACGGCGCCGCTCACGCTGCGCAGCCACGGCATCTTCTTCCTCATGGTGACCCTCGCGTTCTCGCAATTGGCGTACGCGACCGCCGACAAGTGGCACAGCCTCACCGGCGGCAGCGACGGGCTCGTCGTGCCGAAGCTGGCGATCAGCGACCCGGCGTTCTACCTCGTCGCGCTCGGAATCTTGGCCGCAGTGATGCTCGCGCTCGGTTTGCTCGTGCGCTCGCCGTTCGGGCGCGTGCTGGCGGCGACGCGTCAAAACGAGACCCGCGTCCGGGCGCTTGGACTCTCCGCCTTCTGGTACAAGTATTGGGCGATCGTTCTCGTCGGCGGGATCACCGGACTCGCCGGCGTCTTGCACGCGCACCATCGCGCGTTCGTGAGCCTGGCAGACCTGCATTGGACCAATTCGGTGACGCTGCTCGTCATGGTGCTGCTCGGCGGACGGCAAACGTTGTGGGGCGGTGTCGTCGGCGCAGCGGTCTTCACGCTGCTCGAGGCGTGGATCTCCTCGAAGACCGACCAGTGGGAGATGTTCGTCATCGGCGCTGTGCTGATCGCGATCGTGCTGTTCACGCCGCGCGGGCTCACCAGCCTCTTCGCGTCGTTCCGGACGATGGTCGGAGGCGGCGGCGAACATGCCTGA
- a CDS encoding YegS/Rv2252/BmrU family lipid kinase, with product MTARACVIVANPRSGGGNVIAATRAILTTPEIKTVAVLELSRDQEFASRLNSFVGDKKPIIACIGGDGTISAVLNALAHPGRCVLAVVPCGSGNDLARELDIDGVRTALDVLARGRERSIDFGIVNGKRFVNGVGIGLDAEVARMAAAIRARGVFHAASYYLAALRGLLTVKPVGSRVAAAEQSPVPFDDLVMITIGNGKWYGGGFRGAPLAELDDGMLDCYAFRDVLGLFRRLGLMQRIKAGVHGKDPNVTAIRTDRLTIEFARSVAMHVDGELTETTRADISLVALGARILA from the coding sequence GTGACAGCACGGGCATGCGTCATCGTCGCGAATCCGCGCTCGGGCGGCGGCAATGTCATCGCGGCAACGCGTGCGATTTTGACGACGCCTGAGATCAAGACGGTCGCCGTGCTGGAACTAAGCCGCGACCAGGAGTTCGCGAGCCGGCTCAATAGTTTTGTAGGTGATAAGAAGCCCATCATCGCATGCATCGGCGGAGACGGTACGATCTCCGCGGTGTTGAACGCGCTTGCGCATCCGGGCCGGTGCGTGTTGGCCGTCGTGCCATGCGGCTCGGGGAACGACCTCGCGCGAGAGCTGGACATCGACGGCGTCCGAACGGCGCTCGACGTGCTGGCCCGAGGGCGCGAGCGTTCGATCGATTTCGGCATCGTCAATGGAAAGCGCTTCGTCAACGGAGTGGGCATCGGACTGGACGCCGAGGTGGCTCGCATGGCGGCCGCGATCCGTGCGCGCGGCGTCTTTCATGCAGCGTCGTACTATTTGGCGGCGCTGCGAGGCTTGCTCACCGTCAAGCCGGTCGGCTCACGCGTAGCCGCCGCCGAACAGAGCCCCGTGCCGTTTGACGACCTCGTGATGATCACGATCGGCAACGGCAAGTGGTACGGCGGCGGCTTTCGCGGTGCTCCGCTCGCCGAGCTAGACGATGGGATGTTGGATTGCTACGCGTTCCGCGACGTGCTCGGGCTCTTCCGGCGGCTGGGGCTGATGCAGCGCATTAAGGCCGGCGTGCACGGCAAGGATCCGAATGTCACCGCGATCCGCACCGATCGACTCACGATCGAGTTCGCGCGAAGCGTGGCGATGCACGTGGACGGCGAACTCACCGAAACCACGCGCGCAGACATCTCGCTGGTCGCGCTTGGCGCAAGAATA
- a CDS encoding branched-chain amino acid ABC transporter permease: protein MPLQLYTIEGLNSLAFAMLLFLLASGFSLIFGVGRIANLAHGSMYMLGGYLGFSVAQHSGSFWLALLVAPVAGALFGIVVERLLLRRLYGRELDQVLLTVGLAFVLADVTRWIWGADIRALPAPPALSGLVSVLGVLYPKYHLFIIALGVVLFVVVLLAMRTPWGAKMRAVTSDPRIAASLGVPTGTVNALTFAAATALAAFGGAAGAPIVALAPGLDLTMMLLALIVVVVGGLGSITGAFVGAIIVALVDGFGRLFFPESASFLIFALMALVLSFRPQGLLGRAG from the coding sequence GTGCCGCTGCAGCTCTATACGATTGAGGGACTCAACAGCCTGGCGTTCGCCATGCTGTTGTTCCTGTTGGCGTCCGGATTCTCGCTGATCTTCGGCGTCGGCCGAATCGCGAATCTGGCCCACGGCAGCATGTACATGCTGGGCGGCTACCTCGGCTTTTCGGTCGCGCAGCACAGCGGCAGTTTTTGGCTTGCGCTGCTCGTCGCGCCGGTCGCAGGCGCGCTCTTCGGCATCGTGGTCGAGCGCTTGCTATTGCGGCGCCTGTACGGCCGCGAACTCGATCAAGTGCTGCTGACTGTCGGGTTGGCATTCGTCTTGGCGGACGTCACACGCTGGATCTGGGGCGCCGATATTCGCGCGCTGCCGGCGCCGCCGGCGCTTTCCGGACTGGTGTCGGTGCTGGGCGTGCTCTATCCCAAGTATCATTTGTTCATCATCGCGCTGGGCGTCGTGCTCTTCGTCGTGGTCCTGCTCGCGATGCGCACGCCATGGGGCGCGAAAATGCGCGCGGTGACGAGCGATCCGCGCATCGCCGCCTCGCTGGGAGTCCCGACGGGCACGGTGAACGCGCTGACTTTCGCAGCAGCCACGGCGCTGGCCGCCTTCGGTGGAGCGGCCGGTGCGCCCATCGTCGCGCTGGCGCCCGGTCTCGACCTCACCATGATGCTGCTGGCGCTCATCGTGGTGGTGGTGGGCGGCCTCGGAAGCATCACCGGGGCTTTCGTGGGCGCGATCATCGTCGCGCTGGTGGACGGTTTCGGGCGGCTGTTCTTCCCCGAATCCGCTTCATTTCTCATCTTCGCGCTGATGGCGCTCGTGTTGAGCTTCCGGCCGCAGGGGTTGCTCGGGAGGGCTGGTTGA